ACTATTTGCTAAACCTGTTAAGATGAATTAGAAATGGGGGAGTCTCTTTTGGAAAAACGTATTTTCACACCGCCTAAACATATCGTCTCAGCAGCGACTATTGTACTTAATAAACGAGGGGAACTACTTTTAATAAAGGGACCGCGTCGAGGGTGGGAAATGCCTGGTGGACAAGTTGAAGAAGGTGAGTCATTAATGGCTGCTGCAATTAGAGAAACGAAAGAAGAAACGGGAATTGATATTGAAGTACTGAAATTTTGTGGAGTTTTTCAAAACGTAAACCAATCCATTTGTAATACCTTGTTCTTAGCTAAACCAACAGGGGGCGAATTAGCGACTTCCCCGGAAAGCTTAGTGGTAGGGTTCTATCCGATTGATCAAGCTTTAGAAATGGTCACGTATACAAATTTCAGAGAAAGAATTGAATCTTGTTTGGACGAAAGGAAACATCCCTTTTATGTCGAGTTTTAAATTATGTAGAGGAACTCCCTATTACGGGAGTTCCTCTAC
The Peribacillus sp. FSL H8-0477 genome window above contains:
- a CDS encoding NUDIX hydrolase, encoding MEKRIFTPPKHIVSAATIVLNKRGELLLIKGPRRGWEMPGGQVEEGESLMAAAIRETKEETGIDIEVLKFCGVFQNVNQSICNTLFLAKPTGGELATSPESLVVGFYPIDQALEMVTYTNFRERIESCLDERKHPFYVEF